A genomic window from Dechloromonas sp. A34 includes:
- a CDS encoding 3-deoxy-7-phosphoheptulonate synthase → MTTHHIDNINVTAFDEMPTPEEIHARLPLSEKAAKTVTHGRHLLRNILDRKDHRLVVVVGPCSIHDPIAGLDYAHRLKKLSEEVGDTLQLIMRVYFEKPRTTVGWKGYINDPFMDDSFQIDVGMAKAREFLLQVAEIGMPTGTEALDPNSPQYYGDLITWTAIGARTTESQTHREMSSGLSTPVGFKNGTSGDLGVAINAILSASKPHSFLGLTSQGRVAVVRTKGNAYGHIVLRGGDGRPNYDTVSVAMVEQALTKAKLPHNIVVDCSHANSFKKPELQPLVMADVVNQVRLGNKSLVGVMIESNIEAGNQSIPADLSQLKYGCSVTDGCVDWATTEKMIRDAAVLLRDVLPERLS, encoded by the coding sequence ATGACCACACACCACATCGACAACATCAACGTCACCGCCTTCGACGAAATGCCGACGCCGGAAGAAATCCACGCCCGCCTGCCGCTTTCCGAGAAAGCCGCCAAGACGGTCACCCACGGTCGCCATCTGTTGCGCAACATCCTCGACCGCAAGGACCACCGCCTGGTCGTCGTCGTCGGCCCCTGTTCGATCCACGACCCGATCGCCGGCCTCGACTACGCCCACCGCCTGAAGAAACTGTCCGAAGAAGTCGGCGACACGCTGCAACTGATCATGCGCGTCTATTTCGAAAAGCCGCGCACCACGGTCGGCTGGAAGGGCTACATCAACGACCCGTTCATGGACGACAGCTTCCAGATCGACGTCGGCATGGCCAAGGCCCGCGAATTCCTGCTCCAGGTCGCCGAAATCGGCATGCCGACCGGCACCGAGGCGCTCGACCCGAATTCGCCGCAGTACTACGGCGACCTCATCACCTGGACCGCCATCGGCGCCCGCACCACCGAATCGCAAACCCACCGCGAGATGTCCTCCGGGCTCTCGACCCCGGTCGGCTTCAAGAACGGCACCAGCGGCGACCTCGGCGTGGCGATCAACGCCATCCTCTCCGCCTCCAAGCCGCACTCCTTCCTCGGCCTGACCAGCCAGGGCCGGGTCGCCGTCGTCCGCACCAAGGGCAACGCCTACGGCCACATCGTGCTGCGCGGCGGCGACGGCCGCCCGAACTACGACACCGTCTCGGTCGCCATGGTCGAACAGGCGCTGACCAAAGCCAAGCTGCCGCACAACATCGTCGTCGACTGCTCGCACGCCAACAGCTTCAAGAAGCCGGAACTGCAACCGCTGGTCATGGCCGACGTCGTCAACCAAGTCCGCCTCGGCAACAAGTCGCTGGTCGGCGTGATGATCGAATCCAACATCGAAGCCGGCAACCAGTCGATCCCGGCCGACCTCAGCCAGCTCAAATACGGCTGCTCGGTGACCGACGGCTGCGTCGATTGGGCGACCACCGAAAAGATGATTCGCGATGCGGCGGTGCTGCTGCGGGACGTGCTGCCGGAACGGCTTTCCTGA
- a CDS encoding DUF4160 domain-containing protein, whose protein sequence is MPTISQFFGIVIQMFWREHAPPHFHAMYGEYEALIDIRTLEVIGGRLPKRALNLTIEWAIEHRPELMEDWELCQARQLPKKIQPLE, encoded by the coding sequence ATGCCGACCATCAGCCAGTTCTTCGGCATCGTCATCCAGATGTTCTGGCGCGAACACGCGCCACCCCACTTCCACGCCATGTATGGTGAATACGAAGCGCTGATCGACATCCGTACACTGGAGGTCATCGGCGGCCGCCTGCCCAAACGCGCGTTGAACTTGACCATAGAATGGGCTATCGAACATCGGCCCGAGTTGATGGAGGATTGGGAACTATGCCAAGCCAGACAGCTACCGAAGAAAATTCAACCGCTGGAGTAA
- a CDS encoding DUF2442 domain-containing protein, which translates to MPSQTATEENSTAGVTPAAPWRIQAVSVLPNHRLALTFRDGLIGVADFSAIGTTANPGIYAPLVDINFFGQVKIELGVLTWPNGADIDPAWLHENLATDKTWSVPF; encoded by the coding sequence ATGCCAAGCCAGACAGCTACCGAAGAAAATTCAACCGCTGGAGTAACGCCGGCGGCCCCCTGGCGTATTCAGGCCGTCTCGGTCCTGCCAAATCACCGGCTCGCCCTGACGTTCCGTGACGGCCTGATTGGAGTCGCGGATTTTTCGGCAATCGGAACAACCGCCAACCCCGGCATCTACGCGCCATTGGTCGACATCAACTTCTTTGGTCAGGTAAAAATTGAACTTGGCGTTCTTACTTGGCCTAACGGCGCGGACATTGACCCAGCCTGGCTGCATGAAAATTTGGCAACCGATAAAACGTGGTCTGTCCCCTTTTAG
- a CDS encoding GNAT family N-acetyltransferase, protein MEIQLRVINAPSEFRAAPLRDRASVSTKAAFTTHYAAVSGEQEVAFVALDLPDHKRYFCVYELLVDPSHRCRGYGAAVIRKCREFATREGFEKICLKPWPIEAGGSEEKLRAWYTKLDFVQSPEQSDLMEIVFTASPDEKIA, encoded by the coding sequence ATGGAAATCCAGCTTCGCGTGATTAACGCCCCCTCTGAATTCAGGGCTGCTCCGTTGCGTGATCGAGCGTCGGTGAGTACCAAGGCTGCATTTACGACGCACTACGCCGCAGTGAGCGGAGAGCAAGAGGTAGCTTTTGTTGCTCTCGACCTTCCTGACCACAAGAGATATTTTTGTGTATATGAGCTACTCGTTGATCCATCGCACCGCTGTCGTGGCTACGGAGCTGCAGTCATACGAAAGTGCAGGGAGTTTGCTACCCGAGAGGGTTTCGAAAAGATATGCCTGAAACCATGGCCTATCGAAGCCGGCGGCTCAGAAGAAAAACTCAGGGCCTGGTACACCAAGCTCGACTTTGTTCAAAGCCCTGAACAAAGCGATCTTATGGAAATAGTTTTTACTGCCTCGCCTGATGAAAAAATCGCCTAA
- a CDS encoding 4-oxalocrotonate tautomerase family protein, which translates to MPYVNIKITKEGATAEQKARLIEGVTQLLVDVLGKNPKTTVVVIDEVDTDNWGVGGESITVRRARGE; encoded by the coding sequence ATGCCTTACGTAAACATTAAGATCACCAAGGAAGGTGCGACCGCAGAGCAAAAGGCTCGCCTGATCGAGGGCGTCACCCAGCTGCTGGTCGATGTTCTCGGCAAGAACCCGAAGACCACCGTGGTCGTGATCGATGAAGTCGATACCGACAATTGGGGGGTCGGCGGCGAATCGATCACCGTCCGCCGAGCGCGGGGCGAGTAG
- a CDS encoding DUF167 domain-containing protein yields the protein MNSFCEWDGDTLVLNILGQPNANRDVIGKPKGKQLQVSVTAAPVAGRATDHMVRFLAAEFAVSPSAITVVFGRFNINKQLRIRSPQDLPAVVAKHLAQQPLQLEL from the coding sequence ATGAACTCGTTCTGCGAATGGGATGGCGACACGCTGGTCCTCAACATCCTCGGCCAGCCCAATGCCAACCGCGACGTCATCGGCAAGCCCAAGGGCAAGCAGCTCCAGGTCAGCGTGACGGCGGCGCCGGTGGCGGGCCGGGCGACGGATCACATGGTGCGCTTTCTGGCGGCAGAATTTGCGGTTTCGCCTTCGGCCATCACGGTGGTGTTCGGGCGCTTCAACATCAACAAACAACTCCGCATCCGCTCGCCGCAAGACCTGCCGGCCGTCGTCGCCAAGCACCTGGCACAGCAACCCTTACAACTTGAACTCTGA